In the genome of Desulfuromonas sp. DDH964, one region contains:
- a CDS encoding 5-formyltetrahydrofolate cyclo-ligase yields MPKTSIRQTVLNRRRLLAAEVCLAGSLQVQQRLLARPEFSAAESVALYSAVAGEVFTDLVFDVARQQGKSVVFPRVCSAGLEFYRVEGRDMLAPGAFGVLEPAAGAVVPLAAIDLAVIPGVAFDLLGHRLGYGKGYYDRTFCTATERPLLVGFAFDLQVVGQLPREGHDVRLDLLVTETRVIDFRQ; encoded by the coding sequence ATGCCCAAAACCTCCATTCGGCAAACCGTCCTGAATCGGCGGCGTCTTCTCGCCGCGGAAGTGTGCCTCGCCGGCAGTCTGCAGGTGCAGCAGCGGCTGCTGGCACGGCCGGAATTTTCGGCGGCGGAATCTGTCGCACTCTACAGTGCCGTCGCCGGCGAAGTTTTCACGGATCTCGTTTTTGACGTGGCCCGGCAGCAGGGGAAGAGTGTCGTTTTCCCCCGCGTCTGCAGCGCCGGTCTGGAGTTTTACCGGGTCGAAGGGCGCGACATGCTGGCGCCGGGCGCTTTTGGCGTTCTCGAACCGGCAGCCGGGGCAGTGGTTCCGTTGGCGGCCATCGATCTCGCCGTCATTCCCGGTGTCGCCTTTGATCTTCTCGGGCATCGCCTCGGTTACGGCAAGGGGTATTACGACAGGACTTTCTGCACCGCGACGGAGCGGCCCCTGCTGGTCGGATTTGCTTTTGATCTGCAGGTGGTGGGCCAGCTGCCGCGGGAGGGGCACGATG
- a CDS encoding cell division protein ZapA, translating into MKQSVQVTILGQQYTLRSESDPAEVRQIAEFVDRRVAEVQSAARTADSYTAVVLALLNVAGELFAARRQAPAGGDEGAEERLQKLLARIEAACAAPPPVKPGS; encoded by the coding sequence TTGAAGCAGAGTGTCCAGGTGACAATTCTCGGCCAGCAATATACGCTGCGCAGCGAGTCTGACCCCGCTGAGGTACGGCAGATCGCCGAGTTCGTCGACCGTCGGGTCGCCGAGGTGCAGAGCGCCGCACGGACGGCAGACAGCTACACCGCCGTTGTTCTCGCACTGCTCAATGTCGCCGGGGAGCTCTTTGCTGCCAGGCGCCAGGCGCCTGCCGGGGGTGATGAAGGTGCGGAGGAGCGGTTGCAGAAGTTGCTGGCCCGCATTGAGGCCGCCTGTGCTGCGCCGCCTCCGGTGAAACCCGGGAGTTGA
- the zapB gene encoding cell division protein ZapB, producing the protein MDLTVIVRLEEKVDQLLDELQTLQEENLRLRERQARLEEERQVFRRELDLVLGKLPAKERRAP; encoded by the coding sequence GTGGATTTAACCGTCATTGTCCGCCTGGAAGAGAAGGTCGACCAGCTCCTCGATGAGCTGCAGACCCTGCAGGAGGAAAATCTCCGCCTGCGGGAGCGTCAGGCGCGCCTGGAAGAGGAACGCCAGGTCTTTCGGCGCGAGCTTGACCTGGTACTTGGCAAACTGCCGGCGAAGGAGCGCAGGGCGCCTTGA
- the ftsY gene encoding signal recognition particle-docking protein FtsY — MLSLDRILGPLQGLLAAIGVAEANRPLVALVLLYVVAVLLVVGLLLVVWRLRRRVTPDAGSAQPPVAAPPATEAPEAAPEEEAAGEPSGATEPTRAATAEEIAPLAPAPAPELTLFERMRAGLAKTQASVVGRLDTLLRGREVIDADLFEELEEILVTADFGVRTSQELIAAIESRISREGKGDPSQVRQFLREEIRSRLFPKAKLAAPSSPPQVIMLVGVNGVGKTTTIGKLARQYADQGKKVVLGAGDTFRAAAAEQLAIWGERSGVDVIRHAEGSDPAAVAFDAAKAALARQADVLLLDTAGRLHTKVNLMEELKKIRRVLAREIPGAPHETLLVLDATTGQNALSQARLFRDAVEVTGLVLSKLDGTAKGGIVVAIGAELGLPVQFVGIGEGVEDLRPFDPDLFVEALFPAEERP; from the coding sequence ATGCTTTCGCTCGATAGAATACTCGGTCCGCTGCAGGGCCTGCTGGCCGCCATTGGAGTGGCCGAAGCCAATCGGCCCCTGGTCGCCCTGGTTCTTCTTTATGTTGTCGCCGTGCTGCTGGTGGTCGGCTTGCTCCTCGTCGTCTGGCGTCTGCGCCGCCGGGTGACGCCGGATGCCGGCTCTGCACAGCCTCCGGTTGCTGCGCCGCCGGCCACGGAAGCACCCGAAGCCGCACCGGAGGAAGAGGCGGCGGGGGAACCCTCCGGCGCCACCGAACCGACCCGGGCCGCCACGGCGGAGGAAATCGCCCCGCTTGCGCCGGCCCCAGCGCCAGAGCTCACCCTGTTCGAACGGATGCGTGCCGGACTGGCCAAAACCCAGGCTTCCGTGGTCGGCCGTCTCGACACCCTGCTACGCGGCCGTGAGGTCATCGACGCCGACCTTTTTGAGGAGCTGGAGGAAATTCTGGTGACGGCCGATTTCGGCGTGCGCACCAGCCAGGAACTGATTGCCGCCATTGAGAGCCGGATTTCCCGGGAAGGCAAGGGGGACCCGAGCCAGGTCCGCCAGTTTTTGCGGGAAGAAATCCGGTCGCGTCTCTTTCCGAAAGCAAAGCTCGCGGCGCCATCGTCGCCACCCCAGGTGATCATGCTGGTCGGCGTCAACGGCGTCGGCAAGACCACCACCATCGGCAAGCTCGCCCGCCAGTATGCCGATCAGGGGAAGAAGGTCGTCCTCGGCGCCGGCGATACCTTCCGCGCCGCGGCAGCTGAGCAGTTGGCGATCTGGGGTGAGCGCTCGGGGGTCGATGTCATCCGGCACGCCGAAGGGAGTGATCCGGCCGCGGTCGCCTTCGACGCCGCCAAGGCAGCGCTGGCGCGCCAGGCGGATGTTCTGCTGCTGGATACTGCCGGGCGCCTGCACACCAAGGTCAATCTGATGGAGGAACTGAAGAAGATTCGCCGGGTGCTGGCGCGGGAGATCCCTGGCGCGCCCCATGAAACACTGCTCGTCCTCGATGCCACCACCGGCCAGAACGCCCTTTCCCAGGCCCGGCTCTTCCGGGATGCGGTCGAAGTGACCGGACTGGTGCTCTCCAAGCTCGATGGGACCGCCAAGGGGGGAATCGTCGTGGCGATCGGTGCCGAGCTGGGGCTGCCGGTTCAGTTCGTAGGGATCGGCGAAGGGGTGGAGGATTTGCGTCCCTTCGACCCCGATCTCTTTGTCGAGGCGCTCTTTCCGGCCGAGGAAAGGCCTTGA
- a CDS encoding roadblock/LC7 domain-containing protein: MPFKSLLGKLVDSVPGAQGAIIVDWEGEAVDHVSRIDEYELKILGAHKGVILEHLRSAVARLEGADLEEIIVSTARVETLIMPVTREYFLVLTVARGDALGRALFEMRRCVVQLRREID; the protein is encoded by the coding sequence ATGCCGTTCAAATCCTTGCTGGGAAAATTGGTCGATAGCGTCCCTGGTGCCCAGGGAGCCATCATCGTCGATTGGGAGGGGGAAGCGGTCGATCACGTCTCCCGCATCGACGAGTATGAGCTGAAGATCCTCGGTGCCCATAAGGGGGTAATTCTTGAGCATCTGCGTTCGGCCGTCGCCCGCCTGGAAGGGGCCGACCTGGAGGAGATCATTGTCTCCACGGCCCGGGTCGAGACCCTGATCATGCCGGTCACGCGGGAATATTTCCTGGTCTTGACCGTAGCGCGGGGGGACGCGCTGGGACGCGCCCTCTTTGAAATGCGGCGTTGTGTCGTACAGCTGCGCCGCGAGATCGATTAA
- the smc gene encoding chromosome segregation protein SMC, which yields MKIKRVEIIGFKSFVDRVSLDFQAGVAGIVGPNGCGKSNIVDAIRWVMGEQNAKNLRGRAMEDVIFGGSESRKPHGMAEVSMTFANEDGIGPPAFRDYAEIMVTRRLYRNGDSEYLINKTPCRLLDISELFMDTGVGARTYSIIEQGKIGQILSAKPEDRRSLIEEAAGVTKFKSRKKAALRKIDATRQNLVRLSDIIAEVRRQTSSLKRQARKAERFREYREELRGIETRFAAGRYRQLQAALAADGSREVALQQRLAALEAQQQGEELALDEARLQQLAREKELAAVQERVFHLSSELQKTESRIELADNQIRNQTLQHERLAGELADVARRLEELDQEEATLRGSQGQLGADLAREAGRLQLAEQDLARSVAEENERQQLLEEARAALYRLLTDLTRYSSQQEDAERRLAGLDQRSGRSRAEVIGVREQMEEIRRQCEALEGSLDSFRQRREALLAEREECREALLAQRRRSEENEATLLVRREEHNRARSRLESLQQLEQNLEGYGRGVRLVLGDDELRQSFAGMVADALEVAAGYEAAVEAVLGERLQTILAPRTTEVAAAFDRLRAADSRCSFLLPGFSPAATGAVPGGQPLDSLVTLRPDFAPLVGSLLQGIWVVPDLEPFLHGGLPEGTTLVTAAGEVLTARGELTGGARTALDQGLLHKKREMKELAGQVAAFSRQVEGLQRERDDLRQAMTASDEQLRELEAALHRKELKLVDSEKDLVRLRGELDRFEERLEVLSLEEAQLHEEHEELQRLLGTAAQGRLELEAGKLAAEERVGRLQEELLALRRQSEAAREQVTALKMTVVSLREREEGSRSGIERLARLRSELQGRRALILARQGEGEQEQQTLRETIERARIELDLLYQRREEEKEGLDQRRDGFEEFGAGILLREEELRALRGRVSQARDELGGLQLAGRELQLEAEHLRQTILDRYRVDLGTLPPAEPQGEDVAAGERRLEELRRLIDEMGEVNLTAIEEYEELEERHLFLTTQQEDLRESLNGLQTAIARINRTTRKRFRETFDQVNAKFREVFPRLFRGGQAELRLTDEEDLLETGIDIVVQPPGKKLQNVSLLSGGEKALTAVALIFSIFLIKPSPFCILDEVDAPLDDANIGRFNELVGEMAGMSQFIIITHNKRTMEIADSLYGVTMEEPGVSKLVSVRINEF from the coding sequence ATGAAAATCAAACGGGTCGAAATAATCGGATTCAAGTCCTTCGTCGACCGGGTCAGCCTCGACTTTCAAGCCGGCGTGGCCGGTATCGTTGGCCCCAACGGTTGCGGCAAGAGCAATATCGTCGATGCCATCCGCTGGGTGATGGGGGAGCAGAACGCGAAAAACCTGCGTGGCCGCGCCATGGAAGATGTGATCTTCGGCGGCAGTGAATCCCGCAAGCCGCACGGCATGGCCGAAGTGTCGATGACCTTTGCCAATGAAGACGGTATCGGCCCCCCGGCCTTTCGCGACTACGCGGAAATCATGGTGACCCGCCGCCTTTATCGCAACGGCGACAGCGAATACCTTATCAACAAGACCCCCTGCCGGCTTCTCGATATCAGTGAACTCTTCATGGATACCGGGGTCGGCGCCCGCACCTATTCGATCATCGAGCAGGGGAAGATCGGGCAGATCCTCAGTGCCAAACCGGAGGACCGGCGTTCGCTGATCGAAGAAGCGGCCGGAGTGACCAAATTCAAGTCGCGCAAGAAGGCGGCGTTGCGCAAGATTGATGCCACCCGCCAGAACCTGGTGCGCCTCAGCGACATCATCGCCGAGGTCCGCCGCCAGACCAGCAGCCTCAAGCGCCAGGCCCGCAAGGCGGAGCGCTTTCGGGAATACCGGGAGGAGTTGCGCGGCATCGAGACCCGTTTTGCTGCCGGCCGTTACCGCCAGTTGCAAGCCGCCCTGGCCGCGGATGGCAGCCGCGAGGTCGCTCTGCAACAGCGGCTGGCGGCCCTCGAAGCCCAGCAGCAGGGGGAAGAGCTGGCGCTGGACGAGGCGCGTCTGCAACAACTGGCGCGGGAAAAAGAGCTGGCCGCCGTCCAGGAGCGGGTCTTTCACCTCAGCAGCGAGTTACAGAAGACCGAGTCCCGCATCGAGCTGGCCGACAACCAGATCCGCAACCAGACCCTGCAGCATGAGCGACTGGCGGGAGAACTCGCCGATGTCGCCCGCCGCCTCGAAGAGCTCGATCAGGAAGAGGCGACCCTTCGCGGCAGTCAGGGGCAGCTTGGTGCCGACCTGGCGCGCGAGGCCGGGCGCCTCCAGCTTGCCGAGCAAGACCTCGCCCGTTCGGTGGCCGAGGAAAACGAGCGCCAGCAGCTGCTCGAAGAAGCGCGGGCCGCTCTTTACCGACTCCTCACCGACCTGACCCGGTACTCCTCCCAGCAGGAGGACGCCGAACGCCGCCTGGCCGGTCTCGACCAGCGCAGCGGTCGAAGCCGGGCCGAGGTCATCGGTGTCCGTGAGCAGATGGAAGAAATCCGGCGCCAATGCGAAGCGCTGGAAGGGTCCCTGGACAGCTTCCGGCAACGGCGCGAGGCGCTACTCGCCGAGCGGGAAGAGTGCCGGGAAGCGCTGCTTGCGCAGCGGCGGCGCAGCGAGGAGAATGAGGCGACTCTGCTGGTTCGGCGCGAGGAGCATAACCGGGCCCGATCCCGGCTCGAGTCCCTGCAACAACTGGAGCAGAACCTGGAAGGATACGGCCGTGGCGTGCGCCTGGTCCTCGGCGATGACGAGCTGCGGCAATCCTTCGCCGGCATGGTCGCCGATGCCCTGGAGGTTGCCGCCGGTTACGAAGCGGCGGTCGAGGCGGTGCTCGGGGAGCGGTTGCAGACCATCCTGGCCCCCCGGACCACGGAAGTGGCAGCGGCCTTCGACCGCTTGCGGGCGGCGGACAGCCGCTGCAGTTTTCTTCTCCCCGGTTTTTCTCCGGCGGCGACGGGAGCGGTACCTGGCGGGCAGCCCCTCGATTCCCTGGTGACGTTGCGACCGGATTTCGCTCCCCTGGTTGGCAGCCTGCTGCAGGGAATCTGGGTCGTCCCCGACCTGGAGCCCTTTCTCCACGGCGGACTTCCGGAAGGGACGACCCTGGTGACAGCAGCGGGAGAGGTGTTGACCGCGCGCGGCGAATTGACCGGCGGCGCGCGCACCGCCCTCGACCAGGGGCTGCTGCATAAAAAACGCGAGATGAAGGAGTTGGCCGGGCAGGTCGCCGCATTCAGTCGCCAGGTGGAAGGCCTGCAACGGGAGCGGGATGACCTGCGCCAGGCCATGACCGCGAGCGATGAGCAGTTGCGCGAGCTCGAGGCTGCCCTGCACCGCAAGGAACTCAAGCTTGTCGATAGTGAAAAGGACCTGGTGCGGCTGCGCGGTGAGCTCGATCGCTTCGAGGAACGGCTCGAAGTGTTGAGCCTGGAGGAGGCGCAGCTCCATGAGGAGCATGAGGAGCTGCAACGCCTGCTCGGCACAGCCGCCCAGGGACGCCTTGAACTGGAGGCCGGTAAACTCGCGGCCGAGGAGCGGGTCGGACGGCTCCAGGAGGAGCTGTTGGCGCTGCGGCGGCAGAGCGAGGCCGCCCGGGAACAGGTAACCGCGCTGAAGATGACGGTGGTCAGTCTGCGGGAACGCGAAGAGGGAAGCCGCAGTGGCATCGAACGCCTCGCCCGGCTGCGCAGTGAACTGCAGGGACGCCGGGCGCTGATCCTCGCGCGCCAGGGGGAGGGGGAGCAGGAGCAGCAGACCCTGCGGGAGACGATCGAGCGCGCCCGGATTGAGCTCGACCTGCTTTACCAGAGGCGTGAGGAGGAGAAGGAGGGGCTCGACCAGCGCCGCGACGGGTTCGAGGAGTTCGGCGCCGGAATTCTGCTGCGGGAGGAGGAACTGCGTGCCCTGCGCGGCCGGGTCAGTCAGGCCCGCGACGAGTTGGGCGGGCTGCAGCTGGCGGGGCGTGAATTGCAGCTGGAGGCGGAGCATTTGCGGCAGACGATCCTCGACCGCTACCGGGTCGATCTCGGCACTCTGCCGCCTGCCGAGCCGCAAGGGGAGGATGTCGCCGCGGGTGAGCGTCGCCTCGAAGAGTTGCGGCGGCTGATCGACGAGATGGGCGAGGTCAACCTCACTGCCATCGAGGAATACGAGGAGTTGGAAGAACGACACCTCTTCCTGACCACCCAGCAGGAGGACTTGCGCGAGTCCCTCAACGGCCTGCAGACGGCGATTGCCCGCATCAACCGGACAACGCGCAAGCGCTTCCGCGAGACCTTTGACCAGGTGAACGCCAAGTTCCGCGAGGTCTTTCCGCGCCTCTTCCGGGGTGGTCAGGCGGAACTGCGGCTGACGGACGAAGAGGACCTGCTCGAAACCGGCATCGATATCGTGGTCCAGCCGCCAGGGAAGAAGCTGCAGAATGTCAGCCTCCTCTCCGGTGGCGAGAAGGCTCTCACTGCGGTGGCCCTGATCTTCTCGATCTTCCTGATCAAGCCCTCCCCCTTCTGTATCCTCGACGAGGTCGATGCGCCCCTCGACGATGCCAATATCGGACGCTTCAACGAGCTGGTCGGTGAGATGGCCGGCATGTCGCAATTCATTATCATTACCCATAACAAGCGGACCATGGAAATAGCCGATTCCCTCTATGGCGTGACGATGGAAGAGCCGGGCGTGTCCAAGCTGGTGTCGGTCCGGATCAACGAATTCTGA
- a CDS encoding RluA family pseudouridine synthase → MIDLTVHEDENGISVGAWLQQRLPGIPSGYLRQLLRRGEIRVAGRALAADASLRPGDAIALPENRRLQELLAGILPPLTILVETREALIVAKPAGVAVHRGVGHETDHLGLRVEQLLRQRRQTFRTAPVHRLDAATSGPVLFGKGRQAIAAFGGVFMNGPTSKRYLALVAGRTPTEGTLDSPVPVRGRDYAATTRFRCLAGNGNLSLLELQLLTGRRHQLRRQLADAGHPIAGDERYRGGALPGLGRLFLHCRQLVVANPFGEEPLVAELALPGDLAQLLDRLGLQLPPPLGAGGPTILL, encoded by the coding sequence ATGATCGACCTTACCGTCCATGAGGATGAAAACGGCATTTCCGTCGGCGCCTGGCTGCAGCAGCGCCTGCCCGGAATTCCCTCCGGCTACCTGCGCCAACTGCTGCGCCGCGGCGAAATCCGGGTTGCCGGGCGAGCGCTCGCCGCGGATGCCTCCCTGCGACCGGGGGACGCCATCGCACTCCCGGAGAACCGCCGGCTCCAGGAGCTGCTTGCCGGCATCCTGCCGCCGCTCACCATCCTGGTCGAGACCCGGGAGGCGCTGATCGTCGCCAAACCGGCAGGAGTGGCCGTCCACCGCGGGGTCGGCCACGAAACGGATCATCTCGGCCTGCGGGTTGAGCAGCTCCTGCGCCAGCGGCGTCAGACTTTTCGCACCGCACCGGTCCACCGCCTCGATGCGGCAACCTCCGGCCCGGTCCTGTTCGGCAAGGGACGCCAGGCGATTGCCGCTTTCGGCGGCGTCTTCATGAACGGGCCGACCAGCAAGCGTTACCTGGCCCTGGTGGCCGGGAGGACCCCGACCGAAGGGACCCTCGACTCGCCGGTACCGGTCAGGGGACGTGATTACGCGGCAACAACCCGATTCCGATGCCTCGCCGGCAATGGCAACCTCTCCCTGCTCGAACTGCAGCTATTGACCGGCCGCCGTCACCAGTTGCGCCGCCAACTGGCAGACGCTGGGCACCCGATTGCCGGCGATGAGCGCTACCGGGGAGGAGCACTGCCAGGCCTTGGCCGCCTCTTCCTCCATTGCCGGCAGCTGGTCGTGGCCAACCCCTTCGGCGAAGAGCCGCTGGTGGCCGAACTCGCCCTCCCCGGCGACCTGGCGCAGCTGCTCGACAGGCTCGGGCTGCAGCTGCC